One Gordonia sp. SID5947 genomic region harbors:
- a CDS encoding sulfate ABC transporter substrate-binding protein, which yields MGITCVTACGAGSTDQPGGADISSGTRHLNLVAYAVPKPGFDAVIPAFRETETGHDIGFSQSYGASGDQSRKVARRVPADVVNFSVEPDVTRLVKEGVVDEDWKQQAPNNSTPFGSVVALVVRKGNPKNIRDWDDLLRPGVQVVTPNPGSSGSAKWNLLAPYAAKSNGGRDSRAGLDYVSELVRDHVTVVPKSGREATTAFEQGQGDVLISYENEAIMLSRDNGSVPADEQVDYILPPQTFKIENPVAVVNGSTDQSAATSFVDYLFTPTAQELWAREGFRPVVPEVIARTHDLFPGDIAKLWTIEEVGAVLGAGTAAGNDGKALTGWEAVDTALFGAKGAITEIYNAGGRQ from the coding sequence ATGGGCATCACGTGTGTGACGGCCTGTGGGGCCGGCTCCACCGACCAGCCCGGAGGTGCGGACATCTCGAGCGGGACGCGCCACCTGAACCTCGTGGCCTACGCCGTACCGAAGCCCGGGTTCGACGCCGTCATCCCGGCATTTCGAGAAACCGAGACAGGTCACGACATCGGTTTCTCCCAGTCCTACGGAGCCTCCGGCGACCAGTCCCGCAAGGTCGCCCGTCGGGTGCCCGCAGACGTCGTCAACTTCTCGGTGGAGCCCGATGTGACACGTCTGGTGAAAGAGGGCGTCGTCGACGAGGACTGGAAGCAACAGGCACCGAACAACAGCACACCGTTCGGTTCAGTGGTGGCCCTGGTGGTGCGCAAGGGCAACCCGAAGAACATCCGGGACTGGGACGATCTCTTGCGGCCGGGCGTGCAGGTCGTCACGCCCAATCCGGGCAGCTCGGGATCGGCGAAATGGAACCTCCTCGCGCCTTACGCAGCGAAGAGCAACGGGGGCCGGGATTCGCGGGCCGGTCTCGATTACGTCAGCGAACTGGTCCGGGATCACGTGACGGTGGTGCCCAAATCCGGCCGCGAGGCGACCACCGCGTTCGAGCAGGGGCAGGGCGACGTCCTGATCAGCTACGAGAACGAGGCGATCATGCTCAGCCGCGACAACGGGTCGGTGCCCGCAGACGAACAGGTCGATTACATCCTCCCGCCGCAGACCTTCAAGATCGAGAACCCGGTCGCCGTCGTCAACGGCTCCACCGACCAGTCGGCGGCCACGTCGTTTGTCGACTACCTGTTCACCCCCACGGCTCAGGAACTCTGGGCGCGAGAGGGGTTCCGGCCCGTGGTCCCGGAGGTCATCGCCCGGACCCACGATCTGTTTCCCGGCGACATCGCGAAGCTCTGGACGATCGAGGAGGTCGGCGCGGTCCTCGGAGCGGGAACGGCTGCGGGGAACGACGGCAAGGCCCTGACCGGGTGGGAAGCAGTCGACACCGCATTGTTCGGTGCCAAGGGCGCGATCACCGAGATCTACAACGCCGGAGGCCGCCAATGA